GAATCTGGTCTTTGATAATTGAAAGCATGAGTTCCTTCGGGTACTTAGATGGTGAGAGCCAACCCTTGTACCCGAGGAGGAACCCATGCTCATCTCTAAGCTAATCAAGAACACGCTGCCATTGCAAGGATTTCGTGTTGGAAACGTGTCCGCTCACGAGGAAACTCTCGCTGTTCAGATCATCCCCGACCGGCGATATTCGCCACGTTGCGGTTGTTGCGGCCTGGCTGGCCGGTACCGGGACACACGGTCGGTGCGTAGTTTCCGGCACGTTCCTTTGTGGAGGATCGAGGTCATTCTGTTTTATGCGCCTCGCCGGGTTCGTTGTGAGGCGTGTCGCGGTGTTTACGTGGAAAGGATGCCGTGGGTGGCAGGCAAGCGTCGCATGACAACAGCCTTGGCTGTGTTCCTCGCCACTTGGGCAAAGGAACTCCCTTGGGCTCGTGTCGCCGACCTGTTTCGCTGCTCCTGGGGTACGGTAAACAACGCGGTGGCCTATGTTGTCGATTACGGATTGGCTAACAGGGACCTGTCGAAGATCACCAATATCGGTGTTGATGAGATATCCCGAAAACGTGGTCATGTCTATCTCACGAACGTTTACGACCTGGATCGTGCCGTGTTGATATGGGATAGTGGACCCCTTAGATGGGACAGTTTGTTAAAGTGTAACAGACTCGTTCCGAAAGGGGATATGGATGAAGAAGC
The window above is part of the bacterium genome. Proteins encoded here:
- a CDS encoding helix-turn-helix domain-containing protein, whose translation is MLISKLIKNTLPLQGFRVGNVSAHEETLAVQIIPDRRYSPRCGCCGLAGRYRDTRSVRSFRHVPLWRIEVILFYAPRRVRCEACRGVYVERMPWVAGKRRMTTALAVFLATWAKELPWARVADLFRCSWGTVNNAVAYVVDYGLANRDLSKITNIGVDEISRKRGHVYLTNVYDLDRAVLIWDSGPLRWDSLLKCNRLVPKGDMDEEA